Proteins from a genomic interval of Vanacampus margaritifer isolate UIUO_Vmar chromosome 4, RoL_Vmar_1.0, whole genome shotgun sequence:
- the tcf25 gene encoding ribosome quality control complex subunit TCF25: MSTRALRRLKGKQRAQEAVVVEDLTLADSPDELAESEEEQLDATSVSPASHQNVSNRKSKKNKNRKDICAIFEMISDTEKVSADEDLEKLDGNKTSDTGNNGSKENSSQGSNEHLSSVRKKKKKKRTKVKSEIEQRAQAPDDNIDLLLENLDRSNGLTLQNDAGGCDRRPILYVEHRNLNPETELKKYFGSRAVFGDQRPRQRNRQFHRNTWITSPKESWPRFSRPGISMTLLESKDGIQCFTFEHSRDYQQVQFKFLDAVESMDPNNIMALLQLNPYHIDSLLQLSDVCRIQEDQEMARDLIERALYSFECAFHPVFSLTSGTCRLDYLRPENRAFYLALFKHMIFLEKRGCPRTALEYCKLILSLDPDSDPLCMLLLIDFLMLRSRQYDSLLQLYEEWEEHRNLSQLPNFAFSTALCQFHLSQQEEMEPEESDRAKHKADQMLQDALIMFPGVLMPLLDLCAVQPDATVTSHAFFGPSSQIGQLPALSELTALYMGRMYNLWREAAVMLWLEECVKEVLCRIDANDPLVEDCQNKRKLRYHSAPRNIHRHVLLSEVKEATSSLPLEVTTQPMMGFDPLPPVESFNSYTRPARPRVGASNESTLSLFFRSLLPNFNLQDGPRQEDGDMEVARAGQELNQEVNRLMVAMRDMLANIRFQEPPREDQPFRDEEEWD; this comes from the exons ATGTCTACCAGGGCTTTGCGGAGGCTGAAAGGCAAACAGCGAGCTCAGGAGGCGGTTGTCGTCGAGGATCTAACTTTAGCAGATAGCCCCGATGAGCTGGCTGAAAGCGAGGAAGAGCAGCTGGACGCTACGAGTGTCAGTCCAGCGTCGCATCAGAATGTCAGCAATCGaaagtcaaagaaaaacaagaatcgTAAAGACATCTGtgccatttttgaaatg ATAAGTGATACAGAAAAAGTCTCAGCCGATGAAGATCTAGAGAAACTTGatggaaacaaaacaagtgaCACCGGAAAcaatggcagcaaagaaaacagCAGTCAAGGGTCGAATGAG CATTTGTCCAGTGttaggaagaagaagaagaaaaagaggacaAAAGTTAAATCTGAAATTGAACAG AGAGCACAAGCACCAGATGACAACATTGATTTATTGCTGGAAAACCTGGACCGGTCCAACGGTTTGACTTTGCAAAATGACGCTGGTGGCTGTGACAGAAGACCCATCTTATATGTGGAGCACAG GAATCTGAACCCAGAGACAgagctaaaaaaatattttgggagtCGAGCAGTTTTTGGTGATCAGAG ACCGCGACAACGCAATCGACAGTTTCATCGGAACACATGGATAACCAGCCCCAAGGAAAGTTGGCCTCGGTTCAGCCGCCCAG GAATCTCAATGACCTTACTGGAGTCAAAAGATGGCATTCAGTGCTTCACCTTTGAGCACAGTCGCGACTACCAACAAGTGCAGTTCAAGTTCCTGGATGCTGTCGAGTCCATGGATCCAAACAACATTATG GCTCTACTGCAGCTGAATCCGTACCACATTGATTCTTTGCTACAACTTTCTGACGTCTGTCGTATACAAGAGGATCAAGAGATGGCCAGGGACCTTATTG AGAGGGCCTTGTACAGCTTTGAGTGTGCGTTTCACCCTGTATTTAGTCTGACCTCTGGCACCTGCAGACTGGATTACCTCAGACCAGAAAACAG GGCATTTTATCTTGCTCTTTTCAAGCACATGATTTTCCTTGAGAAGAGAGGATGCCCCCGGACAGCGTTGGAATACTGCAAATTGATCTTGAG TTTGGACCCAGACTCTGACCCGCTTTGCATGCTGCTGCTCATCGATTTCCTGATGCTGCGTTCCAGACAGTACGACTCTCTCCTTCAGCTTTATGAGGAATGGGAG GAGCACAGAAATCTGTCCCAGCTGCCCAACTTTGCATTCTCCACTGCACTCTGCCAATTCCATCTCAGTCAGCAGGAAGAAATGGAGCCTGAAGAAAGCGATCGAGCAAAACATAAAGCTGACCAAATGCTACAGGATGCGCTCATCATGTTTCCTGGAG TCTTAATGCCTTTACTGGATCTATGCGCTGTGCAGCCAGATGCCACGGTCACCTCGCATGCGTTCTTTGGCCCGAGCAGTCAGATTGG ACAGCTGCCAGCCTTGTCTGAACTGACTGCGCTGTATATGGGGAGGATGTACAACCTTTGGAGGGAAGCGGCAGTTATGCTTTGGTTGGAAGAGTGTGTCAAGGAGGTGCTGTGTCGAATTGATGCAAATGACCCACTTGTGGAAGACTGCCAGAACAA GAGAAAGCTGAGATATCACAGCGCTCCGCGGAACATTCATCGCCACGTTCTGCTGTCTGAGGTCAAAGAAGCCACGTCCAGTCTGCCTCTG GAGGTGACGACTCAACCCATGATGGGATTTGACCCCCTCCCACCAGTGGAATCTTTTAACTCATACACCAGACCAGCAAG GCCCCGCGTTGGAGCATCAAATGAGAGCACACTGTCACTGTTTTTCCGTTCCTTACTGCCAAACTTCAACCTTCAG GATGGGCCAAGGCAGGAGGACGGCGACATGGAGGTGGCTCGAGCCGGGCAAGAACTAAACCAGGAAGTGAATCGCCTGATGGTGGCGATGAGGGACATGCTGGCAAACATCAGGTTTCAAGAGCCGCCACGAGAGGACCAGCCTTTTAGAGACGAGGAAGAGTGGGACTGA
- the mc1r gene encoding melanocyte-stimulating hormone receptor isoform X1 — protein MIKSQIYHCTITMIICIIESRALSKNSLRAFLFSFFDLMTAASTMFEEELLLINNSWNFSFYCSPQRISRLAPKPVTSKSSGAEPNSLGCFQLQIPQELFLSLGLISLVENILVIVAIIKNRNLHSPMYYFICCLAVSDMLVSVSNVVETIVMLLHDHGLMDVQPGMLRHLDNVIDVMICSSVVSSLSFLSTIAADRYITIFYALRYHSIMTTQRAVGIIVAVWLASITASIFFIVYHTDNAVIVCLVTFFCSSLVFNAVLYLHMFLLAHIHSRSITVNFRNKRRPSTSMKGAITLTILLGVFIVCWGPFFLHLILILTCPTSPFCNCFFRNFNLFLILIICNSLIDPLIYAYRSQELRKTLQELLMCSWFFSV, from the exons ATGATTAAATCGCAAATTTACCATTGCACCATTACAatgattatttgtattattgagAGCCGTGCACTTTCAAAAAACTCTTTAAGggcctttcttttttctttttttgatttaaTGACAGCCGCTAGCACCATGTTCGAAGAAGAATTactcctgataaa CAATTCTTGGAACTTCTCTTTTTACTGCTCTCCGCAGAGAATCTCTCGATTGGC GCCAAAACCCGTTACCTCCAAA TCGAGTGGGGCGGAACCCAACTCGTTGGGCTGCTTCCAGCTGCAAATCCCACAGGAGCTCTTCCTGTCACTGGGCCTCATCAGCCTGGTAGAGAACATCCTTGTCATAGTGGCTATCATCAAGAACCGAAATCTTCACTCGCCCATGTACTACTTCATCTGCTGCTTAGCCGTGTCAGACATGCTGGTGAGCGTCAGCAACGTGGTGGAAACCATCGTCATGCTTCTGCACGATCACGGCCTTATGGACGTGCAACCGGGCATGCTGCGCCACCTGGACAACGTGATCGACGTGATGATCTGCAGCTCGGTGGTGTCGTCGCTGTCCTTCCTGAGCACCATCGCGGCGGACCGCTACATCACCATCTTCTACGCGCTGCGCTACCACAGCATCATGACCACGCAGCGCGCCGTGGGCATCATCGTGGCGGTTTGGCTGGCCAGCATCACCGCCAGCATCTTCTTCATCGTCTACCACACGGACAATGCCGTCATCGTGTGCCTGGTGACCTTCTTCTGCTCCAGCCTGGTCTTCAACGCGGTGCTGTACCTGCATATGTTCTTGCTAGCGCACATACACTCGCGCAGCATCACCGTCAACTTCCGCAATAAGCGCCGCCCGTCCACCAGCATGAAGGGCGCCATCACGCTCACCATCCTGCTCGGGGTCTTCATCGTGTGCTGGGGGCCCTTCTTCCTGCACCTCATTCTCATCCTTACCTGCCCTACCAGCCCCTTCTGCAACTGTTTCTTCCGGAACTTTAACCTCTTCCTCATTCTGATCATCTGTAACTCGCTTATAGACCCTCTCATCTATGCCTACAGGAGCCAAGAGCTGCGCAAAACTCTTCAGGAGTTGCTGATGTGCAGCTGGTTCTTCAGTGTTTGA
- the mc1r gene encoding melanocyte-stimulating hormone receptor isoform X2 produces MEFSNSSQNNIFMHHDYLGDFLQDNDTNSSGAEPNSLGCFQLQIPQELFLSLGLISLVENILVIVAIIKNRNLHSPMYYFICCLAVSDMLVSVSNVVETIVMLLHDHGLMDVQPGMLRHLDNVIDVMICSSVVSSLSFLSTIAADRYITIFYALRYHSIMTTQRAVGIIVAVWLASITASIFFIVYHTDNAVIVCLVTFFCSSLVFNAVLYLHMFLLAHIHSRSITVNFRNKRRPSTSMKGAITLTILLGVFIVCWGPFFLHLILILTCPTSPFCNCFFRNFNLFLILIICNSLIDPLIYAYRSQELRKTLQELLMCSWFFSV; encoded by the coding sequence ATGGAGTTTTCCAACAGTTCCCAGAATAACATCTTCATGCACCACGACTACCTGGGTGACTTCCTACAAGACAATGACACCAACTCGAGTGGGGCGGAACCCAACTCGTTGGGCTGCTTCCAGCTGCAAATCCCACAGGAGCTCTTCCTGTCACTGGGCCTCATCAGCCTGGTAGAGAACATCCTTGTCATAGTGGCTATCATCAAGAACCGAAATCTTCACTCGCCCATGTACTACTTCATCTGCTGCTTAGCCGTGTCAGACATGCTGGTGAGCGTCAGCAACGTGGTGGAAACCATCGTCATGCTTCTGCACGATCACGGCCTTATGGACGTGCAACCGGGCATGCTGCGCCACCTGGACAACGTGATCGACGTGATGATCTGCAGCTCGGTGGTGTCGTCGCTGTCCTTCCTGAGCACCATCGCGGCGGACCGCTACATCACCATCTTCTACGCGCTGCGCTACCACAGCATCATGACCACGCAGCGCGCCGTGGGCATCATCGTGGCGGTTTGGCTGGCCAGCATCACCGCCAGCATCTTCTTCATCGTCTACCACACGGACAATGCCGTCATCGTGTGCCTGGTGACCTTCTTCTGCTCCAGCCTGGTCTTCAACGCGGTGCTGTACCTGCATATGTTCTTGCTAGCGCACATACACTCGCGCAGCATCACCGTCAACTTCCGCAATAAGCGCCGCCCGTCCACCAGCATGAAGGGCGCCATCACGCTCACCATCCTGCTCGGGGTCTTCATCGTGTGCTGGGGGCCCTTCTTCCTGCACCTCATTCTCATCCTTACCTGCCCTACCAGCCCCTTCTGCAACTGTTTCTTCCGGAACTTTAACCTCTTCCTCATTCTGATCATCTGTAACTCGCTTATAGACCCTCTCATCTATGCCTACAGGAGCCAAGAGCTGCGCAAAACTCTTCAGGAGTTGCTGATGTGCAGCTGGTTCTTCAGTGTTTGA